Below is a window of Candidatus Poribacteria bacterium DNA.
TGCGTTCGCGGAGGGACGTGTGTCCGATGCCGCTTCGATGTGCCGCTCCGCCCTGGCGCTTGCCGGTGGAACCGGGGCGTGGCAGCACGCCGGAGCTGTACGGGAACTGCAGCGACGGATTCGGAGTGCGCAATCAGGCGAGCAGGAGAGCGAATCGGGGACGAAGCGTGGTGCCGGGACGGGGACTTGAACCCCGACGGGCTTGCGCCCACTAGATCCTGAATCTAGCTCGTCTGCCAATTCCGACATCCCGGCTTGGGATCGGCTCCAAGGCGTGAGATGATTCTAGTGTGGCTCGGGCGCGGAAGTCAAGCAGTCTGTGGGCGTGACGCGGGTACCGTATCGGGTCGGTGGCGTGATCCCAGCGATTGAGGGAGTTCCTGGGCTTGGCGGATCGATCTGACAACAAAGCCATCGTTGGCGACACGTCTCAGTGGGACATGGCGGCCGTATTCCCCGGTCTCGGCTCGGGTCCGTTCGAGAGCGAGTTCGCCACCGTCTCCAACCGCATCGAGGCGCTCATTCGGTTTCTGGACGAACGCGGCATCGGCGCTCGCGAGCGGGTCCGCACGACCGCCGCTGTAGTGGCGGACTTCGAGCACCTGGTCACCGAGCACAACGAGATTCTCGATCGCGCCCGAACGCTGGCAGCCTACATCCACTGCCACTTGACGACGGATTCGCGCGACGACGCAGCCCAGGCGGCATGGAGCCGGTTCCAGAGGCTGTCGTCGCGGTTGTCCATCGTCGGGACACGACAGTCGGCGTGGTTGGGCTCGCTCAACACCGAGTCACTGATATCGAGGTCGGAGCAAGCTGCTAGCCATCGGATGATGCTCCGCACGGCGAGGGTGAATGCGGCGCACATGATGAGCTCGGGCGAAGAGGAGCTCGCATCCGAACTGTCTCTCACCGGCAGCGGCAGTTGGGTGAAGCTGTACCGATCCGTCGCCTCGCAGATGCGGGTCCGCTACCACCTCGACAGTTAGCCGGACGAGGTGCCGATGAGTCGCATACGCGCGATGTCCCAGCACCCGGATCGCGCGTTGCGCCGCGATGCGTACCGGGCAGAGATCGAGGCGTGGGAGCACCAT
It encodes the following:
- a CDS encoding M3 family oligoendopeptidase, which gives rise to MADRSDNKAIVGDTSQWDMAAVFPGLGSGPFESEFATVSNRIEALIRFLDERGIGARERVRTTAAVVADFEHLVTEHNEILDRARTLAAYIHCHLTTDSRDDAAQAAWSRFQRLSSRLSIVGTRQSAWLGSLNTESLISRSEQAASHRMMLRTARVNAAHMMSSGEEELASELSLTGSGSWVKLYRSVASQMRVRYHLDS